A part of Olleya sp. Bg11-27 genomic DNA contains:
- a CDS encoding glutamate-5-semialdehyde dehydrogenase: MQKLKKSMKLLNTELKNKVLKSMLQILNTNRKHIIEANKKDLDAFKKEDQALYERLVVDNKKVNEMIEAVNAVMLQDDPVGKELSNLTLKNKLNIVNTTAPFGTILIIYESRPDVTIEAAVLAFKANSKILLKGGKEALHSNLILEKCWHEALEDNGLSKDWIKLLHLKREETQAFLKNPTQPIDLIVPRGGERLINFVKIHATCAVLVSGRGNNFLYISEKADWSKAVNIIVNAKTDKISGCNALDKVLINKNLPEYEIKLKMLQEKLEKHNVDIVVDAKVSNILNTKETISDNDIWHEEFLALKLLIGEVNSLDEAIEVINTYSGKHSAVIITEQNSEAMTFMHNVDCAAVYHNASTRFTDGGQMGVGAELAISTDKLHHRGPLGLNQLVTNKYYVYGDGQIRV, translated from the coding sequence ATCCAAAAATTAAAAAAATCGATGAAACTTTTAAATACAGAATTAAAAAACAAGGTTTTAAAGTCAATGCTTCAGATTTTAAATACAAACCGAAAACATATTATTGAAGCTAATAAAAAAGATTTAGATGCTTTTAAAAAAGAAGACCAAGCGCTTTATGAGCGTCTAGTTGTGGATAACAAAAAAGTGAACGAGATGATTGAAGCTGTTAATGCGGTAATGCTTCAAGATGACCCTGTTGGAAAAGAGCTTTCTAATCTAACATTAAAAAACAAACTAAATATAGTTAACACTACTGCCCCATTTGGTACTATTCTAATCATTTACGAATCTCGTCCAGATGTCACCATTGAAGCTGCTGTTTTAGCATTTAAAGCAAATAGCAAGATTTTATTGAAAGGTGGAAAAGAAGCATTGCACAGCAATCTTATCTTAGAAAAATGTTGGCATGAAGCTTTAGAAGATAACGGATTATCTAAAGACTGGATTAAACTACTACACTTAAAACGTGAAGAAACCCAAGCCTTTCTTAAAAACCCAACCCAGCCAATTGATTTAATTGTACCTCGCGGAGGTGAGCGATTAATCAACTTTGTTAAAATCCATGCGACCTGTGCTGTATTAGTCAGTGGACGAGGAAATAATTTCTTATATATATCAGAAAAAGCGGATTGGAGTAAAGCTGTCAATATTATAGTTAACGCCAAAACAGATAAAATTTCTGGTTGCAATGCATTAGACAAAGTATTGATTAACAAAAATCTTCCTGAATACGAAATAAAACTTAAAATGCTTCAAGAAAAACTAGAAAAACATAACGTGGACATTGTGGTGGATGCTAAAGTATCTAACATTTTAAACACTAAAGAAACTATTTCTGATAACGATATATGGCATGAAGAATTTTTAGCATTAAAACTATTAATAGGTGAAGTCAACTCCTTAGACGAAGCGATTGAAGTAATTAACACATACTCTGGCAAACATTCCGCAGTAATAATTACGGAACAAAATAGTGAAGCGATGACCTTTATGCACAATGTAGATTGTGCTGCGGTTTATCATAATGCATCTACTAGATTTACCGATGGAGGCCAAATGGGCGTTGGTGCCGAATTAGCTATAAGCACAGACAAACTTCACCATCGCGGCCCTTTAGGTTTAAACCAATTAGTTACAAATAAATATTACGTCTATGGAGATGGACAGATAAGAGTTTAA
- the proB gene encoding glutamate 5-kinase, with protein sequence MEDDIKRVVVKVGTNVLTNKDNRILGPILRELVRQISELYERGIKVILVSSGSAIAGKEILGDTKIKDSSIRRQVYSAVGQPRMMRHYYSLFHDYGMRCAQVLATKRDFDIGKHRENMINCYEGLLSEGIIPIANEDDAVSLTMSMFSDNDELASLIAELLDADRLIILSDTNGLYTGDPDDDDSIKLSEVRTNQNVEKYVCASNKKEGEGRGGMASKLKIAKGTASKNIPTYIANGKRENVIVDIINNKKVGTKFINA encoded by the coding sequence ATGGAAGACGATATTAAACGTGTAGTTGTAAAAGTAGGAACCAATGTACTGACCAATAAAGACAATAGAATATTAGGCCCTATTCTTAGAGAATTGGTACGGCAGATTTCGGAATTATATGAACGTGGCATCAAGGTTATTTTAGTCTCTTCTGGTTCTGCTATTGCAGGAAAAGAAATCTTAGGAGATACAAAAATAAAAGACTCGTCTATAAGGCGCCAAGTGTATTCCGCTGTCGGGCAACCTAGAATGATGCGTCACTATTATAGCCTTTTTCATGATTACGGCATGCGTTGTGCACAGGTTTTAGCAACAAAACGTGACTTTGATATAGGAAAACATCGCGAAAACATGATTAATTGTTATGAAGGTTTACTCTCTGAAGGTATCATTCCTATTGCGAATGAAGATGATGCGGTATCCTTAACAATGTCTATGTTTTCTGACAATGATGAACTAGCAAGTTTGATTGCCGAATTACTAGATGCCGATCGGCTAATTATATTATCAGATACAAACGGACTTTACACTGGAGACCCAGACGATGACGACTCCATTAAACTATCTGAGGTGAGAACCAACCAAAATGTCGAAAAATACGTTTGTGCCTCTAATAAAAAAGAAGGCGAAGGTCGCGGTGGCATGGCATCTAAACTAAAAATAGCAAAAGGAACTGCCAGCAAAAACATCCCAACATATATTGCCAATGGTAAACGCGAAAATGTTATTGTAGATATTATAAATAATAAAAAAGTAGGCACAAAATTTATTAATGCTTAA
- the proC gene encoding pyrroline-5-carboxylate reductase: MKVLVIGAGNMGLTYSEGMATSSLLGKQKLRIYDTDPNKIETLRQEPKFTIYTSLADALPKSDIVFLAVKPYHSEALFKEMLPLVNKEQIFVSLMAGVTIKTIQEHLKIDKVIRTMPNLPAKVGKGVTSYTGADAVSRVELLMVRHLLDTTGTSIHVSSENFIDASTGISGSGPAYVFYFMQSMLEAALKMGFSDYDSKILVSNTFEGAIELFNQSDISPESWINKVASKGGTTQAAIDSMEDNNVKQLIQDAAYAAFDKAVELGKE, encoded by the coding sequence ATGAAAGTATTAGTAATAGGAGCAGGAAACATGGGTTTAACTTATTCTGAAGGAATGGCAACCTCTTCATTATTAGGTAAACAAAAATTAAGAATCTATGACACAGATCCAAACAAAATTGAAACGCTTAGACAAGAACCTAAATTTACAATATACACCTCCTTAGCAGACGCTTTACCTAAATCAGACATTGTCTTTTTAGCTGTAAAACCGTATCATTCCGAAGCTCTATTTAAAGAAATGTTACCATTAGTAAATAAAGAGCAAATTTTTGTGTCACTCATGGCCGGTGTGACCATAAAGACTATCCAAGAACATCTAAAGATTGATAAAGTCATTAGAACAATGCCTAATTTACCAGCAAAAGTAGGTAAAGGTGTCACCTCTTATACGGGCGCCGATGCGGTATCTAGAGTAGAACTTTTAATGGTGAGGCATTTATTGGATACAACAGGAACCTCAATACATGTAAGTTCAGAAAACTTTATAGATGCCTCAACAGGGATTTCAGGTAGCGGACCAGCTTACGTGTTCTACTTTATGCAATCGATGTTAGAAGCTGCATTAAAAATGGGGTTTTCTGACTACGACTCTAAAATACTAGTTAGTAATACTTTTGAGGGCGCAATCGAACTATTTAACCAATCCGACATATCACCAGAAAGCTGGATAAATAAAGTCGCTTCAAAAGGAGGTACAACACAAGCAGCAATAGACTCGATGGAAGACAATAACGTAAAACAGCTTATCCAAGATGCTGCTTATGCTGCGTTTGATAAAGCTGTAGAATTAGGAAAAGAATAA